One part of the Solanum dulcamara chromosome 3, daSolDulc1.2, whole genome shotgun sequence genome encodes these proteins:
- the LOC129882923 gene encoding stress-related protein encodes MADASAKPPTDAVTTPPISTDPVSTSLPTSTDPVAEDERKLKYLDFVQVAAIYVIVCFSTLYEYGKANSGPLKPGVQAVEATVKTVIGPVYEKFHDVPFDLLKFIDLKVADLMTEVESHVPSLLKQASSKALLIAQKAPELARDLAGEVQHDGLVDTASNVAKTLYTKYEPTAKDLYAKYEPVAEKTAVSAWRSLNKLPLFPQVAQILVPTAAYWSEKYNQAVTYASESGYAAAHYFPIISVERIAKVFEGGATAENEQSVSLSGGTVAPAQ; translated from the exons ATGGCCGACGCATCTGCAAAGCCGCCTACTGATGCTGTCACGACGCCACCTATTAGTACTGATCCAGTAAGCACGTCGCTACCTACTAGTACTGATCCA GTAGCAGAAGATGAGAGGAAACTCAAATATCTGGATTTCGTTCAAGTTGCAGCGATCTATGTGATTGTTTGCTTCTCAACTTTGTATGAATACGGCAAAGCAAACTCCGGCCCGTTGAAACCTGGTGTCCAGGCCGTAGAAGCCACTGTTAAAACCGTTATCGGACCGGTTTACGAGAAGTTTCACGACGTTCCTTTCGATCTCCTCAAGTTCATCGACCTAAAG GTGGCAGACTTGATGACAGAAGTTGAAAGCCATGTGCCTTCTCTACTAAAGCAGGCATCATCCAAAGCTCTGTTAATAGCTCAGAAGGCTCCGGAATTAGCTCGAGATCTCGCCGGCGAGGTACAGCACGATGGCTTAGTGGACACGGCGAGTAACGTAGCTAAAACACTCTACACAAAGTACGAACCCACAGCCAAGGATCTATATGCAAAATACGAGCCAGTAGCAGAGAAGACTGCCGTTTCGGCATGGCGATCTCTGAACAAGCTTCCTTTGTTCCCTCAAGTGGCTCAGATTTTGGTGCCGACGGCTGCTTATTGGAGCGAGAAATACAATCAAGCGGTGACATATGCGTCGGAGAGCGGCTATGCAGCGGCGCATTATTTTCCGATTATTTCCGTCGAGAGGATTGCGAAGGTGTTTGAAGGGGGCGCCACCGCGGAGAACGAGCAGTCCGTTTCCTTGAGTGGCGGTACTGTTGCTCCGGCGCAATGA
- the LOC129882924 gene encoding translocase of chloroplast 159, chloroplastic isoform X2 codes for MDSEEAASFSPAVSSPGDVTIVGGQQELPILADPDEGTLKKSIGEEKFNDSLEGSAEVSMLKSEKPISEVSMNEGVEKVEVLGEGKGEGFEDSGGVSEDVGSSVPVIGNSLPDSTASDATKSPGTGIEGSEEFDSVDKSNSIEKVKDSGGEVAVGAELKEGEGRSTQEEVKETVEDEKRDLKEGEDKSTQEEVKETVEDEKIELKEGEDTSIQEVVKETVENEALTSVASSNLKEAEEPTSVIEESAIASSNLKEAEEPTSVIEESAIASSNLKEAEEPTSAIEESAIASSNLKEAEEPTSAIEERAIHSDDTEKPKKAVVEQPSESLLAETDGEKFTSKGDAVVDAIEVNVSGKGVAVVGDVEESKEMEEHVEGTTDENVISVNGVGETRQLIEEVANMTVDEVDAQNSKPVVDDIVAAAESKPVDNILGAGKLDSGDVQTGDVVAVTEEIKEADPETVDKRLDTKDVDVEPEQAVSGTIYANGDHSGESIEGDVVEVEISGQTSAISRSITGSEQDGEAKDHIDEEADLEGSVSDGETDGMIFGSSEAAKQFMEELERESGGGSYTGAEASQDIDGQIVTDSDEEADTDEEGDGKELFDSAALAALLKAATGSDSDGGNITITSQDGSRLFSVERPAGLGSSLRSLRPAPRPSQPNLFTHSSIQNSGESENNLSEDEKKKLEKLQLIRVKFLRLIHRLGLSSDEPIAAQVLYRMTLIARRQNSPLFSIEAAKIRALQLEAEGKDDLDFSVNILVIGKSGVGKSATINSIFGEEKASIDAFGPATTSVKEISGVVDGVKIRVFDTPGLKSSVMEQGFNRSVLSSVKKLTKKNPPDIFLYVDRLDAQTRDLNDLPMLKTITSCLGPSIWRSAIVTLTHGASAPPDGPTGSPLSYEVFITQRSHVVQQSIGQAVGDLRMMSPSLMNPVSLVENHLSCRRNREGHKILPNGQSWRPQLLLLSYSMKILSEGSALSKPEDPFDHRKLFGFRTRSPPLPYMLSSMLQSRAHPKLSAEQGGDNGDSDIDLYDLSDSDQEEEDEYDQLPPFKPLRKAQLAKLSKEQRKAYFEEYDYRVKLLQKKQLREELRRMKEMKSKGKEAAIDYGYAEEEADAGAAAPVAVPLPDMVLPPSFDSDNPAYRYRFLEPTSQFLARPVLDTHGWDHDCGYDGVNVEQSLAIASRFPAAVTVQVTKDKKDFSINLDSSIAAKHGENGSTMAGFDIQSIGKQLAYIVRGETKFKNLKKNKTACGISVTFLGENMVTGLKVEDQIILGKQYVLVGSAGTVRSQSDTAYGANFELQRREADFPIGQVQSTLSMSVIKWRGDLALGFNSMAQFAVGRNSKVAVRAGINNKLSGQVTVRTSSSDHLSLALTAIIPTAIGIYRKLWPDAGEKYSIY; via the exons ATGGATTCTGAAGAAGCGGCGTCGTTTTCTCCTGCTGTCTCTTCTCCAG GTGATGTAACAATTGTGGGTGGTCAGCAAGAATTGCCAATTCTTGCTGACCCAGATGAGGGAACCCTAAAAAAATCCATTGGTGAAGAGAAGTTCAATGATTCCTTAGAGGGTTCTGCGGAAGTTTCGATGCTGAAGTCAGAGAAGCCTATTTCTGAGGTTTCTATGAATGAGGGTGTTgaaaaagttgaggttttgggGGAAGGAAAGGGTGAAGGATTTGAGGATTCTGGTGGGGTTAGTGAAGATGTTGGTAGTTCTGTTCCTGTTATTGGGAATAGTTTACCTGATTCTACTGCCTCTGATGCCACCAAATCACCTGGGACGGGAATCGAGGGTTCTGAAGAATTTGACTCAGTTGACAAGTCGAATTCGATTGAGAAGGTGAAAGATAGTGGTGGTGAGGTCGCAGTAGGTGCAGAATTGAAAGAGGGCGAGGGTAGGTCCACTCAGGAGGAGGTGAAAGAAACTGTGGAGGATGAAAAGAGAGATTTGAAAGAGGGTGAGGATAAGTCTACTCAGGAGGAGGTGAAGGAGACTGTGGAGGATGAAAAGATAGAACTGAAAGAGGGTGAGGATACGTCCATTCAGGAGGTGGTGAAGGAGACTGTGGAGAATGAAGCTTTAACTAGTGTTGCTTCATCTAATTTGAAGGAGGCTGAGGAACCTACCTCGGTCATTGAAGAGAGTGCTATTGCTTCATCCAATTTGAAGGAGGCTGAGGAACCTACCTCGGTCATTGAAGAGAGTGCTATTGCTTCATCCAATTTGAAGGAGGCTGAGGAACCTACCTCGGCCATTGAAGAGAGTGCTATTGCTTCATCCAATTTGAAGGAGGCTGAGGAACCTACCTCGGCCATTGAAGAGAGAGCTATACATAGTGATGATACCGAAAAACCCAAGAAGGCTGTTGTTGAACAACCGTCAGAGTCTTTATTGGCTGAAACAGATGGTGAGAAGTTTACTTCCAAAGGAGATGCAGTTGTGGATGCTATTGAAGTCAATGTCTCAGGGAAAGGGGTTGCTGTTGTTGGAGATGTGGAAGAGAGCAAGGAAATGGAAGAACATGTTGAAGGTACTACTGATGAGAACGTGATATCAGTAAATGGAGTTGGTGAGACCAGACAACTTATTGAAGAAGTGGCTAATATGACAGTTGATGAAGTAGATGCACAGAACTCTAAGCCTGTGGTGGATGATATTGTTGCAGCTGCAGAATCAAAGCCTGTGGATAATATTCTTGGTGCTGGAAAACTAGATTCTGGAGACGTTCAGACTGGTGATGTGGTAGCTGTTACTGAAGAAATCAAAGAAGCTGATCCTGAAACTGTTGATAAAAGGCTGGACACCAAGGATGTTGATGTGGAACCTGAGCAGGCAGTGTCTGGAACTATATATGCCAATGGTGACCATTCCGGAGAAAGCATTGAGGGAGATGTAGTGGAAGTTGAAATCTCTGGTCAAACATCTGCCATATCAAGGTCAATCACTGGCTCAGAGCAAGATGGAGAAGCTAAAGATCATATAGATGAAGAAGCTGACCTTGAAGGCTCAGTTTCAGATGGAGAGACAGATGGTATGATTTTTGGAAGCTCTGAAGCTGCCAAACAATTTATGGAGGAGCTGGAAAGGGAATCTGGTGGTGGCTCCTATACTGGTGCTGAGGCTTCGCAGGATATTGACGGTCAGATTGTCACCGATTCAGATGAGGAGGCTGATACTGATGAAGAAGGAGACGGGAAGGAGTTGTTCGATTCAGCTGCCTTAGCTGCCCTTTTAAAAGCAGCAACAGGTAGTGATTCTGATGGTGGCAACATAACAATCACGTCTCAAGATGGATCAAGACTATTCTCTGTTGAACGTCCTGCTGGTCTTGGGTCATCACTCCGGTCACTGAGGCCAGCTCCCCGACCAAGCCAACCCAATCTTTTTACTCATTCCAGTATTCAGAACAGTGGAGAATCTGAGAACAACTTGAGTGAAGATGAGAAGAAGAAACTGGAGAAACTACAGCTGATTAGGGTTAAGTTTTTGAGGCTTATCCACAGGTTGGGGCTTTCCTCTGATGAGCCCATAGCTGCACAAGTTTTGTACAGGATGACACTTATTGCACGAAGGCAAAACAGTCCACTTTTTAGCATTGAGGCTGCCAAGATAAGAGCTCTCCAACTTGAAGCAGAGGGGAAAGATGATTTGGACTTCTCTGTGAATATCCTGGTTATTGGCAAATCTGGGGTGGGTAAGAGTGCTACCATAAACTCAATCTTTGGAGAGGAAAAAGCATCAATTGATGCCTTTGGACCTGCTACCACCAGTGTGAAAGAGATTAGTGGTGTTGTAGATGGTGTTAAGATTCGGGTATTTGATACACCTGGTCTCAAGTCCTCTGTGATGGAACAGGGTTTCAATCGCAGTGTCTTGTCTTCAGTAAAGAAGTTGACTAAGAAGAACCCCCCTGATATTTTCCTCTATGTTGATCGGCTGGATGCCCAAACTAGAGATCTCAATGATCTTCCTATGCTAAAGACTATCACAAGTTGTCTTGGCCCTTCAATATGGCGAAGTGCCATAGTCACCCTCACACATGGAGCTTCTGCACCTCCAGATGGTCCTACTGGATCCCCTTTAAGTTATGAGGTGTTCATTACTCAAAGATCTCATGTTGTTCAGCAGTCTATTGGGCAAGCAGTAGGCGATTTACGAATGATGAGTCCAAGTTTGATGAATCCTGTCTCTCTGGTAGAAAATCATCTATCTTGTAGGAGGAATAGGGAAGGACATAAGATACTACCTAATGGCCAGAGCTGGAGGCCTCAATTACTGCTATTAAGCTACTCAATGAAGATCTTATCTGAAGGAAGTGCACTTTCAAAGCCTGAAGATCCATTTGATCACCGTAAGCTCTTTGGTTTCCGCACACGCTCACCACCACTTCCCTACATGCTTTCCTCAATGTTGCAGTCGCGTGCGCACCCAAAGCTCTCTGCTGAGCAGGGTGGTGATAATGGTGATTCAGACATTGACTTGTATGATTTGTCAGACTCTgaccaagaagaagaagatgagtaCGACCAGCTTCCTCCCTTTAAGCCTCTTCGGAAGGCTCAGCTCGCTAAGCTCAGCAAAGAACAGAGGAAGGCGTATTTTGAGGAGTATGACTATAGGGTCAAGCTCCTTCAGAAGAAACAGTTGAGAGAAGAGTTGAGaagaatgaaagaaatgaaaagtAAGGGGAAAGAGGCGGCAATTGACTATGGCTATGCAGAGGAAGAAGCTGATGCAGGTGCAGCAGCTCCTGTAGCAGTTCCCCTCCCTGACATGGTCCTCCCACCTTCTTTTGATAGCGATAATCCCGCCTACAGGTACCGCTTCTTGGAGCCCACATCACAGTTCCTTGCAAGGCCTGTTCTGGACACGCATGGTTGGGATCATGATTGTGGCTATGATGGTGTTAACGTGGAGCAGAGTTTAGCCATTGCAAGTCGTTTCCCTGCTGCAGTTACTGTGCAAGTCACCAAAGATAAGAAGGATTTCAGTATCAATTTGGACTCTTCGATTGCTGCTAAGCACGGAGAAAATGGATCAACCATGGCTGGCTTTGATATTCAAAGCATAGGAAAGCAACTTGCCTATATTGTCCGAGGAGAAACCAAATTcaaaaacttgaagaagaacaagactGCTTGCGGAATTTCTGTTACATTTCTAGGTGAAAATATGGTTACTGGACTTAAAGTTGAAGATCAAATCATCTTAGGCAAGCAATATGTTCTAGTTGGCAGCGCTGGCACTGTTCGATCTCAGAGTGACACAGCTTATGGTGCGAACTTTGAACTGCAGAGGAGAGAAGCAGACTTCCCAATTGGTCAAGTGCAGTCTACATTGTCTATGTCTGTCATAAAGTGGAGAGGTGATTTGGCTCTAGGGTTCAACAGTATGGCGCAATTCGCTGTGGGACGCAATTCGAAGGTAGCTGTTCGAGCAGGAATCAATAACAAGCTCAGTGGGCAGGTAACTGTAAGGACAAGCAGTTCAGACCATCTCTCTCTTGCACTTACTGCTATAATTCCAACTGCAATTGGCATCTACAGGAAGCTTTGGCCAGATGCTGGCGAGAAGTACTCAATCTACTAA
- the LOC129882924 gene encoding translocase of chloroplast 159, chloroplastic isoform X1, with translation MDSEEAASFSPAVSSPGSFPINNSSSASSNLTEIENVSKINVEITDSDINSNSNSEGKSVSGVSGDVTIVGGQQELPILADPDEGTLKKSIGEEKFNDSLEGSAEVSMLKSEKPISEVSMNEGVEKVEVLGEGKGEGFEDSGGVSEDVGSSVPVIGNSLPDSTASDATKSPGTGIEGSEEFDSVDKSNSIEKVKDSGGEVAVGAELKEGEGRSTQEEVKETVEDEKRDLKEGEDKSTQEEVKETVEDEKIELKEGEDTSIQEVVKETVENEALTSVASSNLKEAEEPTSVIEESAIASSNLKEAEEPTSVIEESAIASSNLKEAEEPTSAIEESAIASSNLKEAEEPTSAIEERAIHSDDTEKPKKAVVEQPSESLLAETDGEKFTSKGDAVVDAIEVNVSGKGVAVVGDVEESKEMEEHVEGTTDENVISVNGVGETRQLIEEVANMTVDEVDAQNSKPVVDDIVAAAESKPVDNILGAGKLDSGDVQTGDVVAVTEEIKEADPETVDKRLDTKDVDVEPEQAVSGTIYANGDHSGESIEGDVVEVEISGQTSAISRSITGSEQDGEAKDHIDEEADLEGSVSDGETDGMIFGSSEAAKQFMEELERESGGGSYTGAEASQDIDGQIVTDSDEEADTDEEGDGKELFDSAALAALLKAATGSDSDGGNITITSQDGSRLFSVERPAGLGSSLRSLRPAPRPSQPNLFTHSSIQNSGESENNLSEDEKKKLEKLQLIRVKFLRLIHRLGLSSDEPIAAQVLYRMTLIARRQNSPLFSIEAAKIRALQLEAEGKDDLDFSVNILVIGKSGVGKSATINSIFGEEKASIDAFGPATTSVKEISGVVDGVKIRVFDTPGLKSSVMEQGFNRSVLSSVKKLTKKNPPDIFLYVDRLDAQTRDLNDLPMLKTITSCLGPSIWRSAIVTLTHGASAPPDGPTGSPLSYEVFITQRSHVVQQSIGQAVGDLRMMSPSLMNPVSLVENHLSCRRNREGHKILPNGQSWRPQLLLLSYSMKILSEGSALSKPEDPFDHRKLFGFRTRSPPLPYMLSSMLQSRAHPKLSAEQGGDNGDSDIDLYDLSDSDQEEEDEYDQLPPFKPLRKAQLAKLSKEQRKAYFEEYDYRVKLLQKKQLREELRRMKEMKSKGKEAAIDYGYAEEEADAGAAAPVAVPLPDMVLPPSFDSDNPAYRYRFLEPTSQFLARPVLDTHGWDHDCGYDGVNVEQSLAIASRFPAAVTVQVTKDKKDFSINLDSSIAAKHGENGSTMAGFDIQSIGKQLAYIVRGETKFKNLKKNKTACGISVTFLGENMVTGLKVEDQIILGKQYVLVGSAGTVRSQSDTAYGANFELQRREADFPIGQVQSTLSMSVIKWRGDLALGFNSMAQFAVGRNSKVAVRAGINNKLSGQVTVRTSSSDHLSLALTAIIPTAIGIYRKLWPDAGEKYSIY, from the coding sequence ATGGATTCTGAAGAAGCGGCGTCGTTTTCTCCTGCTGTCTCTTCTCCAGGTTCTTTTCCCATCAACAATTCTTCTTCTGCTTCTTCTAATCTTACTGAAATTGAAAATGTCTCCAAAATTAATGTAGAAATCACTGATTCTGATATTAATAGTAATAGCAATAGTGAGGGTAAAAGCGTTAGTGGTGTTTCAGGTGATGTAACAATTGTGGGTGGTCAGCAAGAATTGCCAATTCTTGCTGACCCAGATGAGGGAACCCTAAAAAAATCCATTGGTGAAGAGAAGTTCAATGATTCCTTAGAGGGTTCTGCGGAAGTTTCGATGCTGAAGTCAGAGAAGCCTATTTCTGAGGTTTCTATGAATGAGGGTGTTgaaaaagttgaggttttgggGGAAGGAAAGGGTGAAGGATTTGAGGATTCTGGTGGGGTTAGTGAAGATGTTGGTAGTTCTGTTCCTGTTATTGGGAATAGTTTACCTGATTCTACTGCCTCTGATGCCACCAAATCACCTGGGACGGGAATCGAGGGTTCTGAAGAATTTGACTCAGTTGACAAGTCGAATTCGATTGAGAAGGTGAAAGATAGTGGTGGTGAGGTCGCAGTAGGTGCAGAATTGAAAGAGGGCGAGGGTAGGTCCACTCAGGAGGAGGTGAAAGAAACTGTGGAGGATGAAAAGAGAGATTTGAAAGAGGGTGAGGATAAGTCTACTCAGGAGGAGGTGAAGGAGACTGTGGAGGATGAAAAGATAGAACTGAAAGAGGGTGAGGATACGTCCATTCAGGAGGTGGTGAAGGAGACTGTGGAGAATGAAGCTTTAACTAGTGTTGCTTCATCTAATTTGAAGGAGGCTGAGGAACCTACCTCGGTCATTGAAGAGAGTGCTATTGCTTCATCCAATTTGAAGGAGGCTGAGGAACCTACCTCGGTCATTGAAGAGAGTGCTATTGCTTCATCCAATTTGAAGGAGGCTGAGGAACCTACCTCGGCCATTGAAGAGAGTGCTATTGCTTCATCCAATTTGAAGGAGGCTGAGGAACCTACCTCGGCCATTGAAGAGAGAGCTATACATAGTGATGATACCGAAAAACCCAAGAAGGCTGTTGTTGAACAACCGTCAGAGTCTTTATTGGCTGAAACAGATGGTGAGAAGTTTACTTCCAAAGGAGATGCAGTTGTGGATGCTATTGAAGTCAATGTCTCAGGGAAAGGGGTTGCTGTTGTTGGAGATGTGGAAGAGAGCAAGGAAATGGAAGAACATGTTGAAGGTACTACTGATGAGAACGTGATATCAGTAAATGGAGTTGGTGAGACCAGACAACTTATTGAAGAAGTGGCTAATATGACAGTTGATGAAGTAGATGCACAGAACTCTAAGCCTGTGGTGGATGATATTGTTGCAGCTGCAGAATCAAAGCCTGTGGATAATATTCTTGGTGCTGGAAAACTAGATTCTGGAGACGTTCAGACTGGTGATGTGGTAGCTGTTACTGAAGAAATCAAAGAAGCTGATCCTGAAACTGTTGATAAAAGGCTGGACACCAAGGATGTTGATGTGGAACCTGAGCAGGCAGTGTCTGGAACTATATATGCCAATGGTGACCATTCCGGAGAAAGCATTGAGGGAGATGTAGTGGAAGTTGAAATCTCTGGTCAAACATCTGCCATATCAAGGTCAATCACTGGCTCAGAGCAAGATGGAGAAGCTAAAGATCATATAGATGAAGAAGCTGACCTTGAAGGCTCAGTTTCAGATGGAGAGACAGATGGTATGATTTTTGGAAGCTCTGAAGCTGCCAAACAATTTATGGAGGAGCTGGAAAGGGAATCTGGTGGTGGCTCCTATACTGGTGCTGAGGCTTCGCAGGATATTGACGGTCAGATTGTCACCGATTCAGATGAGGAGGCTGATACTGATGAAGAAGGAGACGGGAAGGAGTTGTTCGATTCAGCTGCCTTAGCTGCCCTTTTAAAAGCAGCAACAGGTAGTGATTCTGATGGTGGCAACATAACAATCACGTCTCAAGATGGATCAAGACTATTCTCTGTTGAACGTCCTGCTGGTCTTGGGTCATCACTCCGGTCACTGAGGCCAGCTCCCCGACCAAGCCAACCCAATCTTTTTACTCATTCCAGTATTCAGAACAGTGGAGAATCTGAGAACAACTTGAGTGAAGATGAGAAGAAGAAACTGGAGAAACTACAGCTGATTAGGGTTAAGTTTTTGAGGCTTATCCACAGGTTGGGGCTTTCCTCTGATGAGCCCATAGCTGCACAAGTTTTGTACAGGATGACACTTATTGCACGAAGGCAAAACAGTCCACTTTTTAGCATTGAGGCTGCCAAGATAAGAGCTCTCCAACTTGAAGCAGAGGGGAAAGATGATTTGGACTTCTCTGTGAATATCCTGGTTATTGGCAAATCTGGGGTGGGTAAGAGTGCTACCATAAACTCAATCTTTGGAGAGGAAAAAGCATCAATTGATGCCTTTGGACCTGCTACCACCAGTGTGAAAGAGATTAGTGGTGTTGTAGATGGTGTTAAGATTCGGGTATTTGATACACCTGGTCTCAAGTCCTCTGTGATGGAACAGGGTTTCAATCGCAGTGTCTTGTCTTCAGTAAAGAAGTTGACTAAGAAGAACCCCCCTGATATTTTCCTCTATGTTGATCGGCTGGATGCCCAAACTAGAGATCTCAATGATCTTCCTATGCTAAAGACTATCACAAGTTGTCTTGGCCCTTCAATATGGCGAAGTGCCATAGTCACCCTCACACATGGAGCTTCTGCACCTCCAGATGGTCCTACTGGATCCCCTTTAAGTTATGAGGTGTTCATTACTCAAAGATCTCATGTTGTTCAGCAGTCTATTGGGCAAGCAGTAGGCGATTTACGAATGATGAGTCCAAGTTTGATGAATCCTGTCTCTCTGGTAGAAAATCATCTATCTTGTAGGAGGAATAGGGAAGGACATAAGATACTACCTAATGGCCAGAGCTGGAGGCCTCAATTACTGCTATTAAGCTACTCAATGAAGATCTTATCTGAAGGAAGTGCACTTTCAAAGCCTGAAGATCCATTTGATCACCGTAAGCTCTTTGGTTTCCGCACACGCTCACCACCACTTCCCTACATGCTTTCCTCAATGTTGCAGTCGCGTGCGCACCCAAAGCTCTCTGCTGAGCAGGGTGGTGATAATGGTGATTCAGACATTGACTTGTATGATTTGTCAGACTCTgaccaagaagaagaagatgagtaCGACCAGCTTCCTCCCTTTAAGCCTCTTCGGAAGGCTCAGCTCGCTAAGCTCAGCAAAGAACAGAGGAAGGCGTATTTTGAGGAGTATGACTATAGGGTCAAGCTCCTTCAGAAGAAACAGTTGAGAGAAGAGTTGAGaagaatgaaagaaatgaaaagtAAGGGGAAAGAGGCGGCAATTGACTATGGCTATGCAGAGGAAGAAGCTGATGCAGGTGCAGCAGCTCCTGTAGCAGTTCCCCTCCCTGACATGGTCCTCCCACCTTCTTTTGATAGCGATAATCCCGCCTACAGGTACCGCTTCTTGGAGCCCACATCACAGTTCCTTGCAAGGCCTGTTCTGGACACGCATGGTTGGGATCATGATTGTGGCTATGATGGTGTTAACGTGGAGCAGAGTTTAGCCATTGCAAGTCGTTTCCCTGCTGCAGTTACTGTGCAAGTCACCAAAGATAAGAAGGATTTCAGTATCAATTTGGACTCTTCGATTGCTGCTAAGCACGGAGAAAATGGATCAACCATGGCTGGCTTTGATATTCAAAGCATAGGAAAGCAACTTGCCTATATTGTCCGAGGAGAAACCAAATTcaaaaacttgaagaagaacaagactGCTTGCGGAATTTCTGTTACATTTCTAGGTGAAAATATGGTTACTGGACTTAAAGTTGAAGATCAAATCATCTTAGGCAAGCAATATGTTCTAGTTGGCAGCGCTGGCACTGTTCGATCTCAGAGTGACACAGCTTATGGTGCGAACTTTGAACTGCAGAGGAGAGAAGCAGACTTCCCAATTGGTCAAGTGCAGTCTACATTGTCTATGTCTGTCATAAAGTGGAGAGGTGATTTGGCTCTAGGGTTCAACAGTATGGCGCAATTCGCTGTGGGACGCAATTCGAAGGTAGCTGTTCGAGCAGGAATCAATAACAAGCTCAGTGGGCAGGTAACTGTAAGGACAAGCAGTTCAGACCATCTCTCTCTTGCACTTACTGCTATAATTCCAACTGCAATTGGCATCTACAGGAAGCTTTGGCCAGATGCTGGCGAGAAGTACTCAATCTACTAA